One Salvelinus sp. IW2-2015 linkage group LG4q.2, ASM291031v2, whole genome shotgun sequence DNA window includes the following coding sequences:
- the LOC111963336 gene encoding homeobox protein SIX4-like, translated as MSSSSGEVTISNNIKKENVKTDKRDCIKLLALDTAELSMERATSNTDAVHSELLVSAASSLAFSPEQVACVCEALQQGGNVDRLARFLWSLPQSDLLRGNESILKAQALVAFHQARYQELYSVLENHNFSPFNHSSLQDLWYKARYTEAEKARGRPLGAVDKYRLRRKYPLPRTIWDGEETVYCFKERSRNALKDLYKQNRYPSPAEKRNLAKITGLSLTQVSNWFKNRRQRDRNPSEAQSKSESDGNHSTEDESSKGQEELSPRPLSNSSDGTMTHGALPLQTGSLDSGVIIQQIGDIKIPPVSSSEVLFNRNLVTSNRSTVFHNGGSSYLQAPSNILFNGLNLGIQPLAFNPLRPSGGVLMGGSGVDMQMQAGQEKGLGGSSVDYASYSGCVNGAEVKLEGVYSMAAQNGGSSVLTFSSSSGALQLGGYSLVHVPSGVSNGDGTSLLNSNLGLPLQLPSDSSSLSQGTIQMNNVAVSSSSEDSYHHQHHQDKLAMAPMHPSTVLYSMGNTGQTSIKKEPLEGGGGGGVYSYHHGLHLDPSGQLSYSSDPLTSEEVPSSQGSSSDVTTVSSSSPEPEVYTSLTVSTPLMAQTDPNRHQLQPGEYLRGHNSQPVPSSHLLGPGMNNNYMSVSESKVDASGGGVNEMVRVMCGEMEPGEEKDLAKLQTVQMDEDMADL; from the exons ATGTCTTCTTCTTCAGGAGAAGTCACAATTTCAAATAACATCAAGAAGGAAAATGTGAAGACGGACAAGCGAGATTGCATCAAGCTTCTAGCGCTGGATACCGCGGAGTTGTCTATGGAGCGCGCAACTTCGAACACTGATGCAGTCCACAGTGAACTTCTGGTGAGCGCGGCTTCCTCGCTGGCATTCTCCCCGGAGCAAGTGGCGTGCGTCTGCGAGGCTTTGCAGCAGGGAGGCAATGTGGACCGGCTGGCCAGGTTTTTATGGTCCTTACCACAGAGTGACCTGCTACGTGGCAACGAAAGCATCCTGAAAGCCCAAGCTCTTGTCGCTTTTCATCAAGCTCGGTACCAGGAGCTCTACAGTGTTTTGGAGAACCACAACTTCAGTCCATTCAATCACTCCTCGCTGCAAGACCTCTGGTATAAGGCACGGTACACGGAGGCAGAGAAAGCGCGGGGGAGACCCCTGGGCGCCGTGGATAAATATCGCCTGCGGAGAAAGTACCCACTACCCCGGACTATCTGGGACGGGGAAGAGACAGTATACTGCTTCAAAGAGAGGTCCCGCAACGCGCTGAAGGATCTATACAAGCAGAATAGATACCCCTCTCCAGCCGAGAAAAGAAACCTCGCTAAAATCACGGGACTCTCCTTGACGCAGGTCAGCAACTGGTTCAAAAacaggagacagagggacagaaacCCGTCCGAAGCACAATCAAAAAG TGAATCTGATGGCAACCACAGCACAGAGGATGAGTCTAGTAAAGGGCAGGAGGAGCTCTCTCCACGCCCCCTCTCCAATTCATCTGACGGGACGATGACCCATGGGGCCCTCCCCCTGCAGACAGGGTCTCTGGACAGTGGTGTAATCATCCAACAGATTGGAGACATCAAGATACCCCCTGTATCCAGCAGTGAGGTGCTCTTCAACAGAAACCTAGTGACAAGTAACCGCTCCACTGTCTTCCATAACGGTGGCTCGTCTTACCTCCAGGCCCCCAGCAACATCCTGTTCAATGGGCTCAACCTGGGCATCCAGCCCTTGGCCTTCAACCCCCTGCGGCCCTCTGGGGGGGTCCTGATGGGGGGCTCTGGTGTGGACATGCAGATGCAGGCAGGCCAGGAGAAGGGGCTGGGTGGCTCCAGTGTGGACTACGCCTCCTACTCTGGCTGTGTAAACGGAGCAGAGGTGAAGCTGGAGGGGGTTTACAGCATGGCAGCTCAAAATGGCGGCTCGTCTGTCCTCACGTTCAGCTCGTCCTCAGGGGCGCTCCAGCTGGGCGGGTACAGTCTGGTCCACGTGCCCAGCGGCGTATCCAACGGCGACGGGACGTCACTGCTCAACAGCAACTTGGGTCTTCCTCTGCAGCTCCCCTCTGACTCCTCATCACTCTCACAAG GTACAATCCAAATGAACAATGTAGCAGTCAGTTCTTCTAGTGAGGACTCCTACCACCACCAGCACCATCAGGACAAGCTGGCCATGGCCCCCATGCACCCCAGCACGGTGCTCTACAGCATGGGCAACACTGGACAGACCTCCATCAAGAAGGAGCCCCTGGAGGGTGGTGGGGGCGGAGGGGTGTACTCCTACCACCATGGCCTTCACCTGGACCCCAGTGGGCAGCTCAGCTACTCTTCAGACCCACTAACCTCAGAGGAGGTCCCCTCCAGCCAGGGCTCCTCCTCTGACGTAACCACCGTCAGctcctccagtccagagcctgAGGTCTACACCAGCCTCACCGTCAGCACCCCTCTGATGGCCCAAACAGACCCTAACAGACACCAACTCCAGCCTGGGGAGTACCTCAGGGGCCACAACTCACAACCTGTCCCCTCCTCACACCTTCTGGGCCCTGGCATGAACAACAACTACATGTCTGTGTCGGAGAGTAAGGTGGACGCTAGTGGTGGTGGGGTGAATGAGATGGTGCGGGTCATGTGCGGGGAAATGGAGCCGGGGGAGGAGAAGGACCTGGCCAAATTACAGACAGTGCAGATGGACGAGGACATGGCTGACCTTTAA